The DNA region AGGAGGGTTTCTAATTTCCTTCCTTGGACAGAACCTGCAAGCCAAAATAATACTTGCTCAAGTGCAGCCTCATCGATCACAAGCAGCCCTTGGGTAAAGGAAGAAAACATCGCAGCAATTGCTGCACCGGCTAAGGTTAGTTTCATAGGTGTTAACCCTTCTCGGCCAAAAGATCCAATGCCATACACACTAATAGAGGCAATCGCAGCACCTAAGAATGCCAGTCCGCTGAAGGCTTGTAAACTATTTACAGAAAATAAGGTAACCGCGGCTACAACGACAAAGCTTGCTCCTGCGTTAATACCAAAAATCCCTGGTGAAGCGAGCGGGTTTTTTGTTAATGTTTGCATAAGTGTTCCTGAGATAGCTATGCTTGCTCCCACCGCTGCAGCAATGAACGCACGCGGAAGTCTTACACTCTGAATAATAATATGCTCATTTGAGCCATTATAATTAGTGAAGGTATCTATAGCTGTACGCCAACTTGTTTCTGTATAACCAAAAATGATGCTTGCACACATGAAGAATAGCATGAGCAAGATGGAGGCCAACAAACCGACCCATTTTAAAGTGTTATTTTTTAAAAGCATCGCTTTAGTAACCTTTCTTTCTTCTTTATATAGCTCTTTTCTCAAACGTTTTTGCTATTTAGATTGGAAATATGGAGTTTTGAGCTATTTTCACCTGTATTAAGTGTATATTCAATTGATAATGGTTGTCAATGAGGATGATAACCATTTTCAATTAAATCGTTGACAACTGATTACTGTTCATTTTAAGATAAGAGTACGAATGAAAATGATTATCATTTGCAATTAAATTTAGGAGGCTACATACAATGAAAAGACTGAAACCATTTCTTACACTCCTGTCTATTTTTGCTATTTTCCTGTTAGCTGCTTGCGGTGGTGGTGCTAATGATGAAACTACAAAAGACACGAACGAGACGAATGAAACTGAAGAAACAAGCTATACGATTGAACATGCGATGGGATCGACGACAATCGAAGGAACTCCTGAAAGGGTTGTTATCCTGACAAACGAAGGTACTGAAGCTCTTTTAGCAATGGATGTTACCCCCGTTGGTGCTGTCAAATCCTTCACTGGTGACCCTTGGTATGACCATATTGCTGATAAATTAAAAGAGACAAAAGTCGTTGGCGTTGAAAGTGAAGTAAATGTTGAAGCGATTGCTGCACTTAAGCCTGACTTGATTATTGGCAACAAAATGCGTCAGGAAAAAATTTATGACCAATTAAAAGCGATTGCACCGACCGTTTTCGCTGAAACACTTCGTGGTGACTGGAAAACAAACTTTAAATTATATTCACAAGCACTGAACAAAGAAGCAGAAGGAAATAAGGTTCTTGAAAATTATGATGCCCGAATTGCAGAATTAAAAGAGAAGTTTGGCGATAAATTGAACATGGAAGTTTCGATGGTCCGCTTTATGGCTGGCGAGGTTCGTATCTACCATAAAGATACCTTCTCAGGTGTCATCTTAAATGACCTTGGCTTTGCCCGCCCTGAAAGTCAAAATGTGGATGATTTTGCGGAAAGAAATGTAACGAAAGAACGCATTCCAGCAATGGAAGGAGATATCCTCTTCTATTTCACCTATGAAACGGGTGACGGAAAAGGTTCTGAATTAGAAAAGGATTGGATTAATGATCCACTGTTCAACAATCTTGAGGTTGTGAAAAAAGGTCAAGTATACAGGGTTAATGATGTTACTTGGAATACAGCAGGAGGCGTACTTGCTGCAAACCTGATGCTTGATGAAATGGAAGAAATCATTTTAAAAAAATAAGACTTAAATAGGAAAGAGCGAGGTCGCTGACCTCGCTCTTTTGATTTTATGCAGTTGTTGAGAACATGTACTTCTTGTAGTGATAACGAATCGAAAAAATCAAACCTATCCCAAACATATTCCCCATCAATGAACTGCCGCCATAGCTAATAAACGGCAATGGGATCCCAGTAATCGGCAACACGCCAATTGTCATTCCAATATTTTGGAACACGTGGAAGGTAATCATACTGATGACTCCTACGCAAATATACGTATAGAAATTGTTTTTCGTTTCCATACCAACCTTTGTAATATGATAAATCAACAAGAAAAACAAACTAATTAGCACACTTGCACCAATAAATCCAAATTCCTCACCCACAACACTAAAAATAAAATCTGTATGGCTTTCCGGTAAATAGACCTCTCTGTTCCCATACCCTTTTCCATCCGTTTGGCCTGAACCGATTGCTAGCAGGGATCTCGTTAGATGGTAACCGGTCGAGCTTTGAAAATTATAGGGATCAAGCCAGGAGTAAATCCTTCCAAATTGATATTGCTCTACCCCTAAATATTTTTCAAGTAATTCAGGTTTTAACAAGACGAAATAAAAAATCGTCGAGATAAGAGCGATTCCTACGGAAAAAATAGGTATCAGCAGTTTCCATGTAATCCCTGAAATAAAAATCATTCCTAATAAAATAGCTAAAAAGACGAGCGAAGTTCCCAGGTCCTCCCTGATAATCAGCAGTAATGGAACCATCGTTATTATGCCTAGCTTTAGCAGGAGCCAAAAATCAGACTTAACGGTTTTTTCAAGGTTCTTTTGGTGATGGTCTTCAATAGATCTTGCGAGCGCCAAAATAATAAATATTTTTACGAACTCTGATGGCTGTAGCGAACCAATCCCCGGAACCTTAAACCAGTTTTTCGAACCCTTAATTTCTGGTGCGATACTATCGGGTGCAACCATTAATAAAACAAGCATAAAGATTCCAAACCCATAGGCATACCAGGTTAGCTTTTTTAACTGATCGGAGTCCAGTCTAATTACGACTGCGATAATACAGCAGCCAATGATATAGAAGACAATTTGTTTTACAAGGAAGTTGCTGTCATATTGTCCGCTCGCTTGTGCACTAAAAATGGCAACACAGCTAGCGAGAAATAGTAAAATTAAGATAAAAACGAGACTATAATCAAGTTTAGAAGTTGTTTTTTCGTTATTTGATGTCATATGGATTGATTCTCCTTTAATGTATGAACCTAAAAAGGAACATGTACATTCCTTCATTATATTTTTATTAAGGAGAAATCACAACATCTAAACCAGTTATGGATTAATTTACATTTTGGCTGTTAAACTTAGCTG from Neobacillus sp. FSL H8-0543 includes:
- a CDS encoding iron ABC transporter permease, with translation MLLKNNTLKWVGLLASILLMLFFMCASIIFGYTETSWRTAIDTFTNYNGSNEHIIIQSVRLPRAFIAAAVGASIAISGTLMQTLTKNPLASPGIFGINAGASFVVVAAVTLFSVNSLQAFSGLAFLGAAIASISVYGIGSFGREGLTPMKLTLAGAAIAAMFSSFTQGLLVIDEAALEQVLFWLAGSVQGRKLETLLNVLPYLGIGWITSMLIAGKMNILSMGEDVAKGLGLKTGLLKVTVGVIVILLAGGAVSVAGPIGFVGIVIPHITRSIIGIDHRWVIPLSGVLGAILLLASDIAARYVLMPSEVPVGVMTAIIGTPFFIYIARRGFNGR
- a CDS encoding iron-siderophore ABC transporter substrate-binding protein encodes the protein MKRLKPFLTLLSIFAIFLLAACGGGANDETTKDTNETNETEETSYTIEHAMGSTTIEGTPERVVILTNEGTEALLAMDVTPVGAVKSFTGDPWYDHIADKLKETKVVGVESEVNVEAIAALKPDLIIGNKMRQEKIYDQLKAIAPTVFAETLRGDWKTNFKLYSQALNKEAEGNKVLENYDARIAELKEKFGDKLNMEVSMVRFMAGEVRIYHKDTFSGVILNDLGFARPESQNVDDFAERNVTKERIPAMEGDILFYFTYETGDGKGSELEKDWINDPLFNNLEVVKKGQVYRVNDVTWNTAGGVLAANLMLDEMEEIILKK
- a CDS encoding FtsW/RodA/SpoVE family cell cycle protein, with the protein product MTSNNEKTTSKLDYSLVFILILLFLASCVAIFSAQASGQYDSNFLVKQIVFYIIGCCIIAVVIRLDSDQLKKLTWYAYGFGIFMLVLLMVAPDSIAPEIKGSKNWFKVPGIGSLQPSEFVKIFIILALARSIEDHHQKNLEKTVKSDFWLLLKLGIITMVPLLLIIREDLGTSLVFLAILLGMIFISGITWKLLIPIFSVGIALISTIFYFVLLKPELLEKYLGVEQYQFGRIYSWLDPYNFQSSTGYHLTRSLLAIGSGQTDGKGYGNREVYLPESHTDFIFSVVGEEFGFIGASVLISLFFLLIYHITKVGMETKNNFYTYICVGVISMITFHVFQNIGMTIGVLPITGIPLPFISYGGSSLMGNMFGIGLIFSIRYHYKKYMFSTTA